The region ACTTCAGAAGGTATAATGGGATGAAAGCTAATACGACCACCGTCATCATGATAAACATGATCTCTTGGAAGGTCAGCATAAAAACTTGTGCTTGCACACGACCATACAAAGAACGAATCGCCATCTCGGCTTGCGTCGCCATACCCATGGACTGACTCATGTGGGCTCCTGACTTAGCAGAATTATAAGCTGTCCAAGTATTATGATCCAATAAAGTCACGTGTGGAGACATATCAGCATAGTGCTGTTTGCTGAATTTCGTCATCATCGTACCAACAAAAGCGATACCGATACTGCCACCAATTTGACGGAATAAATTCAAAATACCAGACACCTCACCCATCGTGATTCCACTAAATTGAGACAAGATCGACGAGTTAATTGGTACGAACAAGAAGGCCATGGCAAATCCACGAACATACAATCCTAAAAGCACATCACTTTTTGAAGACATCGACGAAAGCTGTGTGAACATGAGGATCGAAGTCATAACACCTAAGAATCCAACCGAAATCAGAATCTTAGGATTAACTCCTTTACCTAACATTTTTCCGATGAACGGCATCATCAAAGCTGTACAAATCGAACCCGGGATAAAAAGCATTCCCGTTTGAGTGGCGTCATAATGGAAAGCTTGGCCGACAAAAACTGGCAAGATAAATACCAATCCGTACAAAAAGAAACCCAAGATCATCTGCAAAGCGGCGCCATTCGCAACGATGCCATTTAAGAACAAGCGAACATTCATGATCGGAGCTTTAACTCTTGTTTCCCACCAAACGAACATCGGTAACGACACAGCGGTCATGATTCCGCAAAACACTATCAGTTTCGAATCAAACCAGTCATTGGATTCACCGCGCTCTAGCATGTACTGCAAACAACCAATCCCCGTGACCAGAAAAACCAGGCCCCAAATGTCGAATGGTTTTTTACCTTCGCTAGCTCCGCTTGCAAAAGGCGGATTTTCAATCGCCATCAAACCAATTGCAATCGCGATCAGCCCCAATGGCAAATTCACGTTAAAGATAGATCTCCAACCGAAAGTATCTGTCAGCCAGCCACCTAATGTTGGGCCCAATGTGGGCCCAATCATTACTGACATACCAAAGATCGCACCGGCAGTACCCGCTTTTTCTTTCGGGAATTGTTCGTAAATCAACGTTTGCGAAGTCGGAAGCAATGCTCCCCCTGCAAGACCCTGCAAAATACGGAAAAAGATCAACGTATAAAGATTAGGAGCAAAACCACACGCAACAGATGTAAGTGTGAAAAGCCCGATACAGCTTAAGAAATATTTACGACGTCCAACACGATTTCCCAGCCACGCAGACACCGGCAGAACGATCGCGTTAGCAATCGCATAACCCGTGATGACCATACTGATATCTTCAAGTGTGGCACCCAAGTTCCCCATCATAGTTGGCAACGCCACATTTACGATGGAGCTATCGATAATCTCTAGCAAGGAGGCCATCACAGCAACAAGGATGACCAGTCTAGATTTGGTATTCATAAAACTAACAACCTCTCAGGTCTGTCTAAACTCCGTGGTTAGCGGAGAAGTGACCTATTTGGTATTTGCGTAACCTATTAGTGCACTTTGATAGACACGTTTGCAGACAAACCTGCTTGTAGCTTTTCAATATCGTTCGGAGTCAGATCCAAAAGTTTGATCTTCACCGGAACACGCTGAACAACTTTCGTAAAGTTACCCGTCGCATTGTCCGGCGGCAGAAGAGAAAACACCGCACCCGTCGACGGGCTAAGACTTTCAACTTCACCTTTGAACTCTTGTCCAGGCAAAGCATCCACTTCAATTTTTACGGGTTTACCCTTTTCGATATGAGTGATTTCTGTCTCTTTAAAATTTGCCATCACCCAGCGAGAGCTGCTTTCCACAAAACCAAATAAAGGTTGTCCCGGAGGAATCACCATACCTGGTTCCACAGATTTACGCGCAATGCGACCATCCGTTGGAGCTTTGATTTCCGTGTAGCTTGCGTTCAATTGAGCGTTTGCAACTTGCGCTTGGATCGCTTGAACTTTTTTGCTTACTTCGCGGAAAGTGGCTTCTGCGTTGTCAAATTGAGATCTAGAAATAACGTTTTGACGAAGAAGTTCACCCATACGTTTATAGTTGGCT is a window of Bdellovibrio sp. SKB1291214 DNA encoding:
- a CDS encoding DHA2 family efflux MFS transporter permease subunit, coding for MNTKSRLVILVAVMASLLEIIDSSIVNVALPTMMGNLGATLEDISMVITGYAIANAIVLPVSAWLGNRVGRRKYFLSCIGLFTLTSVACGFAPNLYTLIFFRILQGLAGGALLPTSQTLIYEQFPKEKAGTAGAIFGMSVMIGPTLGPTLGGWLTDTFGWRSIFNVNLPLGLIAIAIGLMAIENPPFASGASEGKKPFDIWGLVFLVTGIGCLQYMLERGESNDWFDSKLIVFCGIMTAVSLPMFVWWETRVKAPIMNVRLFLNGIVANGAALQMILGFFLYGLVFILPVFVGQAFHYDATQTGMLFIPGSICTALMMPFIGKMLGKGVNPKILISVGFLGVMTSILMFTQLSSMSSKSDVLLGLYVRGFAMAFLFVPINSSILSQFSGITMGEVSGILNLFRQIGGSIGIAFVGTMMTKFSKQHYADMSPHVTLLDHNTWTAYNSAKSGAHMSQSMGMATQAEMAIRSLYGRVQAQVFMLTFQEIMFIMMTVVVLAFIPLYLLKFKNKAVKVVDAH
- a CDS encoding HlyD family secretion protein; this translates as MTNVNNKKKKVMMVAVPVLVIAAAVFGYYEWSHVSTDNAQIQAHTLMLSSKVPGIVVEVLVQDNDPVKEGQVLARIDSQDYKNSVKQAEADLEGVKAKLHDAEANYKRMGELLRQNVISRSQFDNAEATFREVSKKVQAIQAQVANAQLNASYTEIKAPTDGRIARKSVEPGMVIPPGQPLFGFVESSSRWVMANFKETEITHIEKGKPVKIEVDALPGQEFKGEVESLSPSTGAVFSLLPPDNATGNFTKVVQRVPVKIKLLDLTPNDIEKLQAGLSANVSIKVH